Proteins co-encoded in one Corynebacterium lujinxingii genomic window:
- a CDS encoding MMPL family transporter: MSRFLYQLGSWSYRKIWPFLAVWLILLGALGFGAVNFAKSPSPTFSMPDMDSTVTQEEMNERFGVDDDAMSMPSGTVVIQAPEGKTLQDPDVMAQVDEMLDELKATGDFREPEAIVNPVLAAGGMAKQMGEAKAAQGMPQEQIDADLAALSPLSSDKTTGTVSVTFTDETVMDIPAETLDEVENILERYDDTDLTVKYSGNAFSGAGEMDGTAELIGMAVAAIVLLVTFGSLVAAGLPLIAAVVGVGVGILGVQLGTLLTDSISDMTPMLASMIGLAVGIDYSLFIVARFRNELISSSGLNDLSPKELAQALKKMDKDQRAHAMGMALGTAGGSVVFAGTTVLIALAALSIIRIPFLTTMALAAAATVAIAVLVALTFLPSLLGLLGTRAFAIRIPGPKVPDPEDEKPTMGLLWARQIRKRPWLNLLAGVVLLGILAIPAANLRLAMPTDGTAKLGSPQREAYEMVNDAFGPGRNAPMIAYVDTADVAEQDRMGAYQTLLQDFAGTDGVVNAQIVQTTDNFDAAQILITPNSGATDQETTDTMERLREFKQPFEDETGATFGITGITPIFDDISQMLSDVLVPYIAIVLGLAFIVLMLVFRSLWVPLIAALGFGLSMAATFGVTVAIFQEGMFGLIDDPQPLLSFLPIMLIGLTFGLAMDYQVFLVTRMREGYVSRGKTAGNAVANGFKHGARVVTAAALIMISVFAAFMLIDEPFIKAMGFALAAGVLIDAFVVRITLIPATMYLLGDRAWKIPRWLDKALPNLDIEGEKLHQEPSHEAAPATV; this comes from the coding sequence ATGTCTCGATTCCTCTACCAGCTAGGCAGCTGGTCTTACCGAAAAATCTGGCCATTCTTAGCCGTGTGGCTCATCCTCCTGGGCGCCCTGGGCTTCGGCGCCGTGAACTTCGCAAAATCTCCAAGCCCGACATTTTCCATGCCAGACATGGATTCCACCGTCACGCAGGAGGAGATGAACGAACGCTTTGGCGTCGACGACGACGCGATGAGCATGCCGTCCGGCACCGTCGTCATCCAAGCTCCTGAGGGCAAAACTCTGCAGGACCCCGACGTGATGGCCCAGGTCGACGAGATGCTCGACGAGCTCAAGGCGACCGGCGACTTCCGCGAACCCGAAGCGATCGTCAACCCTGTCCTCGCTGCCGGCGGCATGGCGAAGCAGATGGGCGAAGCGAAAGCCGCCCAGGGCATGCCGCAGGAGCAGATTGACGCGGACTTGGCCGCGCTCTCCCCGCTGAGCTCCGACAAGACGACCGGCACCGTGAGCGTGACGTTCACCGATGAGACGGTCATGGATATTCCTGCTGAAACGCTCGACGAGGTAGAAAACATCCTTGAGCGTTACGACGACACCGACCTCACGGTGAAGTACAGCGGCAACGCGTTTAGCGGCGCCGGTGAAATGGACGGCACAGCAGAGCTGATCGGCATGGCTGTCGCGGCGATCGTGCTGCTGGTGACCTTCGGTTCCCTTGTCGCAGCCGGTCTGCCCCTGATTGCTGCGGTCGTCGGCGTCGGCGTGGGCATCCTCGGTGTCCAACTGGGCACCCTGCTGACCGACTCGATCTCGGATATGACCCCGATGTTGGCGTCCATGATCGGACTCGCGGTCGGCATCGACTACTCGCTGTTTATCGTCGCCCGCTTCCGCAATGAGCTCATCTCCTCCTCGGGGCTGAACGATTTGTCGCCGAAGGAGCTCGCTCAGGCACTGAAGAAGATGGACAAGGACCAGCGCGCCCACGCAATGGGCATGGCGCTCGGCACCGCGGGTGGATCGGTTGTTTTCGCCGGCACCACGGTGCTCATCGCGTTGGCCGCGCTGTCGATCATCCGTATCCCGTTCCTGACCACGATGGCGCTAGCTGCCGCAGCAACCGTCGCTATCGCAGTGCTTGTCGCTTTGACGTTCCTGCCGTCGCTGCTCGGCCTGCTGGGCACGCGCGCGTTCGCGATCCGCATCCCCGGCCCGAAGGTGCCGGATCCGGAAGACGAGAAGCCGACGATGGGCCTGTTGTGGGCCCGCCAGATTCGCAAGCGCCCGTGGCTGAACCTCCTCGCCGGCGTGGTCTTGCTCGGCATCCTCGCCATCCCCGCCGCGAACCTGCGCCTGGCCATGCCAACCGACGGCACCGCGAAACTCGGCTCCCCGCAGCGTGAGGCGTACGAGATGGTCAACGACGCGTTCGGCCCCGGCCGCAATGCCCCGATGATCGCGTACGTGGACACCGCAGATGTTGCGGAACAGGACCGCATGGGCGCGTACCAGACGCTGCTGCAGGACTTCGCGGGCACCGACGGGGTGGTCAACGCGCAGATCGTGCAGACCACCGACAACTTCGACGCTGCCCAGATCCTGATCACCCCGAACTCGGGCGCGACCGATCAGGAAACGACCGACACGATGGAGCGTCTGCGCGAGTTCAAGCAGCCGTTCGAGGACGAAACCGGCGCCACGTTCGGCATCACCGGCATCACGCCGATTTTCGACGATATCTCGCAGATGCTCTCCGACGTCCTCGTGCCCTACATCGCCATCGTCCTGGGCCTGGCGTTTATCGTGCTGATGCTCGTGTTCCGCTCCCTGTGGGTCCCGCTCATCGCGGCGCTCGGGTTCGGGCTCTCCATGGCCGCGACCTTCGGCGTGACCGTCGCGATCTTCCAGGAGGGCATGTTCGGACTCATCGACGACCCCCAGCCACTGCTGTCGTTCCTGCCGATCATGCTCATCGGCTTGACCTTCGGGTTGGCCATGGACTACCAGGTGTTCCTGGTCACCCGAATGCGCGAAGGCTACGTCTCCCGCGGCAAGACCGCCGGCAACGCCGTGGCCAACGGGTTCAAACACGGCGCGCGCGTGGTCACGGCGGCCGCGCTGATCATGATCTCGGTGTTCGCAGCCTTCATGCTTATCGACGAGCCCTTCATCAAGGCCATGGGCTTCGCGCTGGCCGCGGGTGTGCTCATTGACGCGTTCGTGGTGCGCATAACGCTGATCCCGGCCACGATGTACTTGCTCGGCGACCGCGCGTGGAAGATTCCGCGCTGGCTGGACAAGGCCCTGCCGAACCTGGACATCGAGGGCGAAAAGCTGCACCAGGAGCCGTCGCACGAGGCGGCCCCCGCTACGGTGTAG
- a CDS encoding YihY/virulence factor BrkB family protein encodes MADSYRADLVMEYGTGELVVPPHDYETPLKRGNRLTRPGWKSVFRRVVTDFSNDAMVDRAATLTYYTLLSMAPMLLAAYSIFSLLMPRGDDMADSLMADLVALYVPAELQADAMRLLSTIVGTPSQSTIALVVSVIISLLSASGYVRSFSRNANLIYGRVEGRPIAVTWLTMWLITVVMVIGAVVIILGALLTDSIVNAVFGPIARPLQLEEELDYMTSMFLPVWDYLRGPVIAVTSIALVSLLYYFAPNVKPGRFRVLTLGSASALLVIGLLWVGFSWYLKLVGIRSTYGAFGTVLAVLALIWLMNIVLLEGVKIDAEVLRAKELQDGLDSRRNIQAPPRSNAGAAWRLQMRRWTDRAADEILDSRAADRE; translated from the coding sequence ATGGCAGATTCGTACCGCGCCGACCTGGTGATGGAGTACGGCACCGGCGAACTTGTGGTGCCACCCCATGACTACGAGACCCCGCTCAAGCGCGGCAACCGGCTCACCCGGCCCGGGTGGAAGTCGGTGTTTCGGCGCGTAGTCACCGACTTTTCCAACGACGCGATGGTGGACCGCGCCGCCACACTGACCTACTACACGCTGCTGTCGATGGCGCCGATGCTGCTCGCCGCCTACTCGATTTTCAGCCTGCTCATGCCGCGTGGCGACGACATGGCGGACTCGCTCATGGCCGACCTCGTCGCCCTGTACGTCCCGGCGGAGTTGCAGGCCGATGCGATGCGGTTGTTGTCGACGATTGTGGGAACGCCGTCGCAAAGCACGATTGCTCTGGTGGTCTCCGTGATCATCTCGCTGCTATCAGCGTCGGGGTATGTCCGCTCGTTTTCCCGGAACGCGAATCTGATCTACGGGCGGGTGGAGGGCCGCCCGATCGCGGTGACGTGGCTGACGATGTGGCTGATCACCGTGGTCATGGTCATCGGTGCGGTGGTGATCATCTTGGGCGCGCTGCTAACGGACTCCATCGTCAACGCCGTGTTCGGACCGATCGCCCGGCCGCTGCAACTTGAGGAGGAGCTCGACTACATGACGTCGATGTTCCTGCCGGTGTGGGACTACCTGCGCGGGCCCGTCATCGCGGTGACATCCATCGCGCTGGTGTCGCTGCTGTATTACTTTGCACCGAACGTGAAACCGGGACGCTTCCGCGTGCTCACCCTCGGCTCCGCATCTGCGCTGCTGGTCATTGGCCTGCTGTGGGTCGGGTTTTCCTGGTACCTCAAACTCGTCGGCATCCGCAGCACCTACGGCGCGTTCGGCACCGTACTGGCGGTGCTGGCCCTGATCTGGCTGATGAACATCGTGCTGCTCGAAGGCGTGAAAATCGACGCCGAGGTGCTCCGGGCCAAAGAACTCCAAGACGGCCTGGATTCGCGACGCAACATCCAAGCCCCGCCGCGGTCCAACGCGGGTGCTGCGTGGCGGCTGCAGATGCGGCGCTGGACAGACCGCGCCGCCGACGAAATCTTGGACAGTCGTGCCGCAGACCGTGAGTAG
- a CDS encoding patatin-like phospholipase family protein: MIDARDTALIFEGGGTRNSYTAPVVEKLIAEEVQFGWVGGISAGSVHALNFASRDTWRSENAFTEFVGNPKFGGWRSVVRGKGLINGEWAYEQSEDVLPFDFDSFARTTEEVHVEAVRADTGETVAFNRDDLRTLEDVALAARTSSTLPILMKMREIDGVPYVDGALGTSGGLLIDAARAAGYTRFVAVLTRPRDYVKGPQKRERAVRRIMRNTPKVADAMVARPAIYNAAKQSLIDEAAAGNAYIFFPDAMGVESTELDAEKLRANYAAGQSQVERDWPAMHEFLTRDR; the protein is encoded by the coding sequence ATGATTGACGCCCGCGACACCGCCCTCATCTTTGAGGGCGGAGGCACCCGCAACTCCTACACCGCCCCCGTGGTGGAAAAGCTCATCGCGGAAGAGGTCCAGTTCGGCTGGGTCGGCGGCATTTCCGCTGGCTCGGTCCACGCGCTGAACTTCGCCTCCCGCGACACGTGGCGCTCTGAAAACGCGTTCACGGAGTTTGTGGGCAACCCCAAGTTCGGCGGCTGGCGCTCTGTGGTGCGAGGCAAGGGCCTGATCAACGGCGAATGGGCGTACGAGCAATCCGAGGACGTCCTGCCGTTCGACTTTGACTCGTTTGCCCGGACCACCGAGGAGGTCCACGTCGAGGCGGTGCGCGCCGACACGGGGGAGACGGTGGCGTTTAACCGGGACGACCTGCGCACTTTGGAGGACGTCGCCCTCGCCGCGCGGACGTCGTCGACGCTGCCGATCCTAATGAAGATGCGCGAGATCGACGGCGTGCCCTACGTCGACGGCGCGCTGGGTACCTCGGGCGGTTTGCTTATCGACGCCGCCCGCGCCGCCGGCTACACCCGTTTTGTCGCCGTGCTTACCCGCCCGCGCGACTACGTCAAGGGGCCGCAAAAGCGCGAGCGAGCCGTGCGCCGCATCATGCGCAACACGCCGAAAGTCGCAGACGCCATGGTTGCTCGGCCGGCCATTTACAACGCTGCGAAGCAGTCGCTTATCGACGAAGCTGCCGCCGGCAACGCCTACATCTTCTTCCCCGACGCGATGGGGGTGGAGTCCACCGAGCTCGACGCGGAGAAGCTGCGGGCGAACTACGCGGCCGGCCAGTCGCAGGTGGAGCGCGACTGGCCCGCGATGCACGAGTTCCTCACCCGCGACAGGTAG
- a CDS encoding helix-turn-helix transcriptional regulator has protein sequence MDVAALGEVIRANRKAKRLTQQDLADLSGVSDRFLRELEKGKPSAEIGKVMDVLSTLGFELEPILRRSDLT, from the coding sequence ATGGACGTGGCGGCACTCGGCGAGGTCATCAGGGCGAACCGCAAAGCGAAGAGGCTCACCCAACAGGACCTCGCAGACCTATCCGGAGTTTCAGACCGGTTCCTCCGTGAGCTGGAAAAAGGGAAACCGTCGGCTGAGATCGGCAAAGTAATGGACGTATTGTCCACTCTCGGATTCGAACTTGAACCGATCCTTCGCCGGAGTGACCTGACATGA
- a CDS encoding SDR family oxidoreductase — translation MTLIDPRKKYPSDFPKEPRQKNPGLDVNMTTAPDLGEESYQGSGKLEGRRALITGGDSGIGAATAIAFAREGADVAIAYLPEEQEDADRIMKLIEDAGRKAVAIPGDLKELDNCIAAVQQTVEGLGGIDILVNNASRQVWNDGILNISDDDFDATMRTNIYSAFRVTKEAVKHMEPGSSIIFTTSIQAYDPSKELLDYAITKAAFNNLAKGLSGELLPSKGIRVNAVAPGPIWTVIQPAEGQPEEVVDNFAQGSDIGRPGQSAELAGAYVFLASEDASYISGETLAVTGGALTP, via the coding sequence ATGACACTTATCGATCCGCGAAAGAAATACCCGTCCGACTTCCCCAAAGAACCCCGGCAGAAGAACCCGGGCCTCGATGTCAACATGACCACCGCGCCCGACCTCGGCGAGGAGAGCTACCAAGGCTCCGGCAAACTCGAAGGCCGCCGCGCGTTGATCACCGGCGGCGACTCCGGAATCGGCGCAGCCACCGCCATCGCGTTCGCTCGTGAAGGCGCCGACGTGGCCATCGCCTACCTGCCGGAGGAGCAGGAGGATGCGGATCGCATTATGAAGCTCATTGAAGATGCAGGCCGCAAGGCCGTCGCGATCCCCGGCGACTTAAAGGAACTCGACAACTGCATCGCCGCGGTGCAGCAGACCGTCGAGGGACTCGGCGGCATCGACATTCTGGTCAACAACGCTTCGCGCCAGGTGTGGAACGACGGCATCCTCAACATCTCCGACGACGACTTCGACGCCACCATGCGCACCAACATTTACTCCGCATTCCGTGTGACCAAGGAAGCGGTCAAGCACATGGAACCGGGCTCGTCCATCATCTTCACCACCTCCATCCAGGCCTACGACCCGTCGAAGGAACTGCTTGACTACGCCATCACTAAAGCGGCGTTTAACAACCTCGCCAAGGGGTTGTCCGGCGAGCTCCTCCCGTCGAAAGGCATCCGTGTCAACGCCGTCGCACCAGGGCCGATCTGGACCGTGATCCAGCCAGCCGAGGGACAGCCGGAGGAGGTCGTCGACAACTTCGCCCAGGGCTCCGACATCGGGCGACCTGGACAGTCGGCTGAGCTTGCCGGCGCGTACGTGTTCCTCGCCTCCGAGGACGCGTCATACATCTCCGGTGAGACGCTTGCGGTTACCGGTGGTGCGCTGACGCCGTAG
- a CDS encoding type II toxin-antitoxin system HipA family toxin, with amino-acid sequence MIAADVYLKGELVGYIHKTEQGTVEFSYLETATSPVATTLPLHGGPYVGAAGALPPFFTNLLPEGRRLSALKRRVKASLDDDLSLLLAVGSDTIGDVQVVPHGKEPDRSPAMINLDSELDFTSALTDAGIVDPVAVPGVQDKASARTIAAPVAGAGSEFILKVSPPEYPWLVENEAACFQIARSAGFPLTETRLLHDVHGRSGLLVTRFDRQGKQRFHVEDAAQVMGLYPGSKCDPAMEDVAASMMKVSTAPVLTARSLAFQVALAWLTGNGDLHAKNFSLIWRNGVVEPAPIYDIPSTIPYGDTTMALSVQGRKDNISAKMFKAFCEEMGLPSRAAERVMELALSTTDGAVERILDATQFDPRRVRDLRRILERRRRLWLGQ; translated from the coding sequence ATGATTGCAGCGGATGTCTACCTCAAGGGCGAGCTCGTAGGTTACATACATAAGACTGAGCAAGGCACCGTCGAGTTTTCTTACCTCGAAACGGCAACCAGTCCGGTTGCAACAACGCTGCCACTACACGGTGGTCCGTACGTTGGCGCTGCGGGCGCGCTGCCTCCGTTTTTCACCAATCTGCTGCCGGAGGGGAGGAGGCTGTCCGCTCTGAAACGTCGCGTGAAAGCATCGCTCGATGACGACCTCTCGCTGCTTCTGGCAGTCGGCTCCGACACAATCGGCGATGTCCAAGTCGTGCCCCATGGCAAAGAGCCCGACCGTTCGCCCGCGATGATCAACCTTGATAGCGAGCTCGATTTCACAAGCGCGCTCACCGACGCGGGAATTGTCGACCCTGTGGCAGTCCCAGGGGTGCAGGATAAGGCATCGGCTCGCACTATCGCCGCACCCGTTGCGGGAGCCGGAAGTGAGTTCATTCTCAAGGTTTCTCCGCCCGAATATCCGTGGCTTGTCGAAAATGAGGCCGCTTGCTTCCAAATCGCCCGGAGCGCAGGATTCCCCCTCACGGAAACTCGGTTACTTCACGATGTGCACGGCCGTTCCGGACTACTCGTCACGCGCTTTGATCGGCAGGGGAAGCAACGCTTTCATGTTGAGGATGCCGCCCAGGTCATGGGGCTGTATCCGGGGTCGAAGTGCGACCCCGCGATGGAAGATGTCGCCGCCTCGATGATGAAGGTGAGTACGGCCCCAGTGCTCACCGCACGTTCTCTCGCCTTTCAAGTAGCGTTGGCGTGGCTCACGGGAAATGGTGATCTGCACGCGAAAAATTTCTCGCTCATCTGGCGCAACGGGGTAGTGGAGCCTGCGCCGATTTACGACATTCCCTCGACCATTCCATACGGTGACACCACCATGGCGCTGTCCGTGCAAGGAAGAAAAGACAACATCAGCGCGAAGATGTTTAAAGCGTTCTGCGAGGAAATGGGGCTGCCATCAAGGGCTGCAGAGCGCGTGATGGAGCTGGCCCTGTCTACGACCGATGGCGCGGTGGAGCGAATCCTGGACGCCACTCAGTTTGATCCGCGCCGGGTTCGCGACCTCCGGCGAATCCTCGAACGGCGGCGTCGACTCTGGCTAGGTCAGTAG
- a CDS encoding DUF2200 family protein, whose product MDEQAKLERVFAYPFGDIYSNYVAKVERKGRTREDLDDVLGWFTGYTPDELHAAADSSESLRDFFDGLALNPNSDFITGKVCGVRVEEVDDDLMRKIRQMDLLVDELARGKNIDNIKRG is encoded by the coding sequence ATGGACGAGCAAGCGAAACTTGAGCGGGTCTTCGCCTACCCGTTTGGCGACATCTACTCGAACTACGTGGCCAAGGTGGAGCGCAAAGGCCGCACCAGGGAGGATCTCGACGACGTGCTGGGCTGGTTTACCGGCTACACCCCGGACGAGCTGCACGCCGCCGCCGATTCAAGCGAATCGCTGCGTGACTTCTTCGACGGCCTCGCGCTCAACCCGAACTCGGATTTCATTACCGGCAAGGTGTGCGGCGTGCGCGTGGAGGAGGTCGACGACGACCTCATGCGCAAAATCCGCCAGATGGACTTGCTTGTCGACGAACTCGCGCGCGGCAAGAACATCGACAACATCAAGCGCGGCTAG
- a CDS encoding AAA family ATPase, which yields MRNPFIPTFGVSPLILGGDGDFIHAFGAGLESGAGDPRRALLISGPRGIGKTVTLNELEDAAARLGWVVLRAQPYDLVTPLVNTAIPEALHTVRQQDPDKRRITSLSISGVGGFRTESAGGDSTPSLISSLNKLCDELPDGSGTLITLDEVQSVNPKQLWELTAAVQDLRRDGRDIAFAAAGLPDGVAALLQHPGTTFLRRAQHVTLAPMSPQDTASVLENTAREGSVDFSGPVLDRAAATTRGYPFLVQLLGYHLFEQASGDGGTVTAEHLEAVTPDVLDTLGSLVHEPALVHVPQSEQDYLAAMAEVQTDQDAIPSAAVAKRLGKTAQQVSMARQRLIDRELIYSPRRGYLNFVIPHLGYHLNKRQTRDTGWD from the coding sequence GTGCGCAATCCGTTCATCCCCACATTCGGCGTCTCACCACTCATCCTCGGCGGCGACGGCGATTTTATCCACGCTTTTGGCGCCGGCCTAGAGTCGGGGGCCGGCGACCCGCGACGCGCGTTGCTCATCTCGGGTCCCCGTGGGATCGGCAAGACGGTGACGCTCAACGAACTCGAGGACGCTGCAGCACGGCTCGGCTGGGTCGTGCTGCGCGCTCAGCCGTACGACCTTGTCACCCCACTGGTAAACACCGCCATTCCGGAAGCGCTGCACACCGTGCGCCAGCAGGATCCGGACAAGCGCAGGATCACCAGCCTGAGCATCTCAGGCGTCGGCGGGTTCCGGACGGAGTCTGCGGGTGGCGATTCAACGCCGTCGCTCATTTCGTCGCTCAACAAGCTTTGCGACGAACTCCCCGACGGCTCAGGCACACTCATCACCCTGGACGAGGTGCAAAGCGTCAATCCGAAGCAGCTCTGGGAGTTGACCGCCGCGGTGCAGGATCTGCGCCGCGATGGACGAGATATCGCCTTTGCCGCTGCCGGGTTACCTGACGGTGTGGCCGCCCTCCTCCAGCACCCGGGGACCACGTTCCTGCGCCGAGCGCAGCATGTCACGCTCGCACCGATGTCGCCGCAGGACACCGCTTCAGTGCTCGAGAACACTGCGCGGGAAGGGTCGGTCGACTTTTCAGGCCCGGTGCTCGATCGCGCAGCTGCAACCACCCGCGGCTACCCGTTCCTGGTCCAGCTTCTCGGCTACCACCTGTTTGAACAGGCCTCCGGCGATGGCGGAACGGTCACCGCGGAGCACCTCGAAGCGGTGACGCCAGACGTGCTGGACACGCTCGGATCGTTGGTGCACGAGCCCGCGCTGGTCCATGTCCCCCAAAGCGAGCAGGACTACCTCGCCGCGATGGCGGAAGTGCAGACCGACCAAGATGCGATCCCCAGCGCGGCGGTGGCGAAGCGCTTGGGAAAGACGGCCCAGCAGGTCTCCATGGCTAGGCAGCGCCTCATCGACCGGGAGTTGATCTATTCGCCCCGCCGCGGCTACCTCAACTTCGTTATCCCCCACCTGGGCTACCACCTGAACAAACGGCAAACACGCGACACCGGCTGGGACTGA
- a CDS encoding TetR/AcrR family transcriptional regulator, producing MSLREEKKAATRRAISEAAAALLLEEGEDAATVARVSERAGVSARTFHNYFADIDEALVEFLRKVFATIADQIDAMPTEISSAEVMEAIIIDALNEDGFDLYSASTLVLLGDRARQEAKTPPTEEAMNELAAPLVASLRRRTPGATRFDAEVLLSAYGMAGATAVKAYLALPQPRDPEDGRALVRRAFEVLRDMR from the coding sequence ATGAGCCTGCGCGAGGAAAAGAAGGCGGCGACTCGCCGCGCCATCTCGGAGGCAGCCGCCGCACTCCTGCTGGAGGAAGGCGAGGACGCTGCCACCGTCGCGCGGGTGTCGGAGCGCGCTGGCGTGTCCGCGCGGACGTTCCACAACTACTTCGCGGATATCGACGAGGCACTTGTGGAGTTTCTACGCAAGGTCTTTGCCACCATCGCCGACCAGATCGATGCAATGCCTACGGAAATCTCGTCGGCGGAGGTGATGGAGGCCATCATCATCGACGCACTCAACGAGGACGGCTTTGACCTATATTCCGCGTCCACGCTGGTTCTTTTAGGAGACCGAGCTAGACAAGAGGCGAAAACGCCGCCCACCGAGGAGGCGATGAACGAGCTGGCCGCGCCGCTCGTCGCCAGTTTGCGGCGGCGCACCCCGGGCGCGACGCGTTTCGACGCCGAAGTGCTACTTAGCGCCTACGGCATGGCCGGGGCGACCGCCGTCAAGGCGTACCTGGCCCTGCCGCAGCCGCGCGACCCCGAGGACGGCCGGGCGCTGGTGCGACGTGCGTTCGAGGTCTTGCGGGATATGCGCTAG